The Streptomyces halobius genomic interval GGGGCTGACGTTCGGCGGATGTTCGTCGTAGAGGGTGGTGGTCTTGTAGGGCAGGTTTTCGGCCAGCTCGTGGACCCGGCCTTCGGGAGGCGGGACCACGCCGATGACATGCACCCGGTGGCCGCGCTCGCAGAACAGGCGGGCCATCTGGTGCGACCAACTGGTGATGCCCCCCAGCTCGTTGACGCTGTTGGAGACGAAGAAGATGTCCCGCGGCTGGGCGGCGTTCGGCTTGCTCATCAACGGCTCCACTGTGCGAAGAACTGATCGACGATGCTCTGTGCGGCGTCGCCCCGGTCGTATTCTCCGAACTTGGCGACGAATTCCTTGCGGGCCGTCGCGTATTCCAGGGCCTGGGTTTCGAAGGACTTGATGGTCTCGTGGAATTCCTCTTCGGTACGGACCACCGGGCCGGGCGCGTCTTCCAGCAGGTCGAAGTAGGTGCCCCGGCCCTCGTGGACGTATGCGTCGTAGTCGTAGGTGAAGAACACCAACGGCCGGTCGAGCAGGGCGTAGTCGAACATCACGGAGGAGTAGTCCGTGATGAGGCCGTCGGCCAGCTCCAGCACGGGTGTGATGTCGTGGTGGGCCGATACGTCGATCACCCGGCCCTGTACGGTCGGCGGCAGCACCACGTGATTGAGGTAGTGCGACCGTACGAGCAGGACATAGCGGTCACCGAACTGGTCGGCGAAGCGCTCCACGTCGAAAGGCAGCTCGAAGCGGCCGTGCCGGCCGCCCACCTTGCGGAATGTCGGCGCGTACAGCAGCACGGTCTTGTCGTCGGGAATTCCCAGCTCCGCGGCGAGCGGCCCGCGTTCCCTGCGGCCCCGCTCCGCTTCCCGCCGGCGGCATTGGACCAGTGCGTCATTGCGCGGGTAGCCCACCCGCAGCAGGGTCTTCTCCTTGAGCCGGAATGCCTTGGCCAGAGTGTGCACATCGTGCTCGGAGCGGACCAGGAAACGGTCGAAGCGGTCGAGGGAACGCTGCTGCGCCGACTGCTCCTGCCGGGTGGTGGCCTTGAGCGAGGGCTGGTCGAAGCCCATCTTCTTGAGGGCCGAACCGTGCCACGTCTGGATGTAGGTGGTCTCCGGACGCTTGGTCAGCTTGAGCGGATAACTCTGGTTGTCCACCCAGAACTCGGCCTGCGCGAGGGCCTTGAGATACGGCATGGACCACCGCCGCACGAGGGTGACGCCCTTCGGGAAGTCCTTCGGAGAGCCGCTGTAGGACCAGATCGCCTCGAAGTCCAGGCCCTGTCGGCGCATTTCCTCGTAGATGGCGCGCGGGCTGTCGCTGAACTGCTTGCCCAGATGGCTTTCGAAGACGACCGTGCGCTTCTTGATGGGCAGCCGGCTGAACACCTCGTGATACACGCGGAGTTTGTTGTCCCCGGAGGCCAGGGTCTTCCGCAGTGTCCTCGCTTTGCGATAGCCCGCCTTGGCGAGCGTCCCCGGCTTTCCCCGTACACCGCGGGCGATCAGTTCCTGGACGCGCTCGCTGCCGCGGCCCTCGCTCACCAGGCGGAAGGCGAGGTGGCCCCTGACGGAGATATGCGGCTCGATGTGATCGGCGACCATGCGGGTCAGCCGCGGCCGGACCGGCAGCGGCCCCCCGGTCAGCTCGGTGTCGGCGACGGTGAGCCGGGTCGTGGTGCGCGCCCCGTCGACGTCCAGGGCCAGGCGGACGTCCCAGATGGTGTCGACGATGCCCAGGGGGCGCAGCCGTGCGGTGAGGTCCGCCGTGGTCTCCCAGTGGATGGTGTCGCCTTCGTGGCGCAGTACGCGGACCGGGAAGGTGAAGGATTGCAGGCTGCGCCGGCGGGCGCTGAATTCCAGAGTGCCGGTCAGTTCCGCGTCCGCGGGGATGACGCCGAGCGGATTGGTGATCCGGCCGGCCAGCGACGCCGTCCCGCCGACCTCGGAGAAGGCGGTGAGCTGGTTGCGCAGGAACAGCTTGTTCACCGGCTTCTCGTGGTAGCCGCTGTCGGTGACGTCGAGGACGCGGCGTCCGAACACGTCGTCGAAATGGCCGTCGCACCAGTAGATCCGGCCGTCGTGCTCGGCGAGCGGCGACGAGACCTTGTCGCGGTTGGTGAGCGTGTCCACCGCCGGGATCAGATTCTCCCAGTCACCCTGTTGCAGCAGATACGCACAGATGGCCTGAATGGGCTGGACGCGTTCATACGCCTCGGGGTCGATGCTGCCGAGGTATTCCCGGGAGAGCTCGGCGAACTCCCGGCGGTACGACTCGCTGCGGAAGGGCAGATCCCGCAGATGCAGTACCAGGTCGTGCTTGAGGAACTTGACGTCCTTCGCGAGCTTCATCTCGGTCAGCCCGCGCTCGGCCAGCAGCGCGTCGATACGCCGGTGGATCTCCAGCCGGTGGGCGTAGTTGGTCATCTCGTGCCGCCGGTTCGTCACCGACTTCACGGCGGCCTTCTCGTAGACGTGCCAGAAGTAGACCTGATTGGGGATCAGGGTGATCCGCTTCGCCGCGAGATAGGCATCGGCAATAAACATCAGGTCTTCGTAGAACATCCCCTTGGGGAACCGGAGATTGTTCTCGATCAGGAAATCACGGCGATAGCACTTGTTGGTGGACAAGGTGTCCCATACGAACAGGTCCGGCAATTCCGTGACGGACTCCAGCGTACGGGTCGCGGAATAAAGCCACGCATACCACTCGTCGCGCTTCTGGTTCCGGGTGTCCTTGTGCAGCCGCACACACAGACCGGAAACAATGTCCGAGCCGGTTTCCTCGGCCGCCTCCAGCAGATTCCGGCACGCATTGTGTTCCAGGACGTCATCGCTGTCCAGGAACATGACGTACTGGCCTGTCGTGTGCTGGATGCCGACGTTGCGGGGCTCGCCTCCCGCGCCGCTGTTCTCCGGCAACTGGAAGGCCCTTACCCGCCCTGAATGAGCGGCGGCGAGGTGCTGCGCCACTTCGAAGGAACGGTCGGTGCTGCAATCGTCGACGATCACCACTTCGACGTCCCGGAGCGTTTGATCCAGTACGGACTGGACAGCGGTCGGCAACCGGTCGGCGTCGTTGTAGACGATGACGACTACTGAGACGTCAGGCACAGGCACCTCTACCCTCTTATCGCTGCTGTTTGCCGCCAGAATAGACCCATCTGCACCCCCGGTCGTCGGCTTTCCGTGCCCCGACCATTACGGGTGGTGACCGGCATGCGCGGTACGAATCGGTGCCCGGCCGACCGGATCATGACGTCGGGTCATCGGCGCGACATCGCCGCGGATCCACAGGGCAGGGCAGGTTCCGGCTACCTGACAAGACGCTGCCTTCCGCGTTCCGGTTGCCTGCCGGGCGCCCTACTGGTTGCCTGCCCGGCGCCCTACTATGGGCCCCTTATCCGATTCGATATGCGGAATAAGGCGTTCGGGCACCTCCGGGGCCTCCCGTACGTCCTCCTCCTGGCGGAGGCATCGGACGGCGTTCTGGGGGAAGATCCTGCTCAGGAACTAGGGACGTGCCTTTGCCAAGCCATTACGCTTATGCGTCAAGGCCGCGCTGGGCGGCCATGGAGGAGTGAGATGAGGAGCAGTAACCCGGTCTTCTCGCGGCGGCAGTTCAGCCGCGGCACCGGCTACGCGGGCTTCAACGCAGCGCCGCAGGCCGGGGCCCCCGCCGCGAACCCCTACGCCGGAGCGAACCCGTACGCGCAGGGCGGCAACCCCTACGCGCCGCAGGACGCCACCAACCCGTACGCCCAGGGCCAACAGGGCCTCACCCAGGCACCGCCGCAGCACACGCCGCAGACCCGCCCGATGACGATGGACGATGTCGTCGCGCGCACCGGCATGACGCTCGGCACGGTGATCGCGGGTGCGACCGTCGGCTGGCTCTTCCTGACCGAGAGCCTCGGCTTCGCGATCGGCGCCGGTCTCGTCGCGATGGTGCTGGCGTTCGTCCAGTCCTTCAAGCGCAAGCCCTCGCCCGCGCTGATCCTGTCGTACGCGGCGCTGGAGGGCCTGTTCCTCGGTGCGCTCAGCGGCTTCATCAACGACCTGCCCAAGCTGGACGGCGCCCCGATGCAGGCGGTGCTGGGCACGATGGCGGTGTTCGTCGCCATGCTGGTCGCCTACAAGACCCGGATCATCCGGGTCACGGCCCGTTTCACCCGCTTTGTGATGATCGCGGCCCTGGGCTTTGTCCTGCTGTCGATGGTCAACCTGCTGTTCATGGTCTTCGCCGGGGGTGAGGGTCTCGGCTTCCGCAGTGGCCCCCTGGGCATCATCTTCGGCGTCGTGGGCGTGGTCCTCGGCGCGCTGTTCCTGGCCCTGGACTTCAAGCAGGTCGAGGACGGCATCGCCTACGGCGCTCCGCGCGAGGAGTCCTGGCTGGCGGCGTTCGGCCTGACGCTGACGCTGGTGTGGATCTACATGGAGATGCTGCGCCTGATCTCGATCCTGCGCGGCGACTGACGCCGGGCGCGGTGCCGGGGCCCCGGCACCGCGGCGCGTACGAAGGGCCCGTGGGCAGCTGCCCACGGGCCCTTCGGCGTTGAGGTGCACTACGGCGCCGGATGAAGCTGGCATCCGGTATCAGCGCTTGCGGGCGGCGCGCCTGAGGTCGTATTCATGGACAATCGCCTTGGCGTGTCCGTAGGCGAGGTCGTGCTCGCCACGGAGCCAGCTGACCTTTTCGTCGAAACGGAAGAGGGACGGTCCTTCTTCAACGGTGCGGAGCCATTCGGAGATATCCCGGCCGGTGCAGTGAGGGATGCGCGCGAGCATGTTCCGGTGGGTCTCTTCAGAAAAGAGTTGAGACATCGGCGCCTCCGGACGCGGTCGATGCTGGTTCTTCAGCACACCGTGCCTGAGCGTTGGGCCGTTGGCAACCACCCGGGAGTGGCGCTTAGGCTCATGACGTGCTTGACGTGACCCCTTTGCAGAGCGCCGTGGACGCCTTCGCCGACCGCCTCAGGTCGCTTCCGCGGAGCACCCTCGCCCGCGGCGCGGCCGCCGAAGGGCTCGCGCTGGCCCGGGAATTGGCGCTGCGAGCGCAACGGATCGAGCGCCCCGGGGAGGAGCCGTACGACCTGCCGGACGCCGGGATGTTCGCGGTCGGCGACCAGCTGGCGGTGGCCGGCCACGATCTTGTCGAGGCGCTGCGGCGGGCGGCGGCAGCTCCGGCGGATGACGTGAAAGTGGCCCCCGCCGAGGATCTGGCGGAGGCCGTACGGCTGGTCCGGGACGCGGCGGGCCGCTGCTAGCCGCCGTCCGTCAATGTCGTCAGAGCGAGGCGATCACGCGGTCGGCCAGGATGTAGACGCTCTCCTGGTGGCGCTCGCCCCAGGCGAAGGTCAGGGCGTACGCGCCGGAGATGCCGGAGCCGCCCAGCAGCACCGGGCGCCGGCCCGCTTGCAGCGCGTCGGCGACGCTCTCCGCGGTCTCACGGTGCCCCGGGGTCAGGCAGAGCGTGGTGCCGTCGGTGAAGACATAGACGTCCAGGGTGCCCAGCGGGCCGGGGCGCACGTCCGCGAGCGGGGTGCCCAGCCGGGCCAGCTCCTCCAGGCGTGCGACGGTGCGCTCGTGATCGCCGATGACCGGGGTGGGGGAGAAGTCCGGGTGCGAGGGGTGGCGCCGGCGGGCGGCGGCCAGCTCGGCGGACTCGGTCTCCTCGGCGGGCTCGAACTCCGGCGAGTCCAGGACCTCCAGCGCTTCGAGCGCCTCCACGGACTCCAGTGTGTCCATCGGCTCCGGGGCGTCCGGTCCCAGCAGCGGCTCCAGACCGGCCAGATCCGCCTGGCGGGGCACGAACGGCTGGCCGTCGAACCGGTCCAGGTCGAGCCGCTCGCGCTGGTCCGCGCGGGCGTCCAGCGGGCCCTCCTCGCCCAGGCCGGCCAGCCCGCCCAGCAGGGACGGGGCGTCGGCGGCGTCCCTGGCCTCCTGGGCGGCCCAGAACGCACGGGCCTCCGCCAGCTCCCGCTCCCGCTCCTCGGCCAGCGCGTCCGCGACGGCGGCACGTATGTCCGCCAGCGGGGTCTCCTCGGCCGGGGTCGTACGGGCGGCCGGGACGGTCGCGGCGGTCGCCGTACGGGCGGCGACGAGCTCGGCGTGCAGCTCGGTGATCTGGCGACGCAGTCCCCGCACGGTGTGCAGCGCCGCGGCACCCAGCACCACGGCCACGGCCGCAGCTGTCGGCAGGACCAGGTTCGTGACGGTCATGCACCCTCCGCACTTCGCTCGGCGGCCCCGTATTCCCGGGGCGCGCGCCTGTTCATGGACTTCCCTCGGCCTCCGGCCGGCGGGACGCCCTTGATGCGCTCGCTCATCGGCGTGCTCCGATAACAGAACGTCCCCCGACTTCCTACCTCAGCCTGCCGGGGGTCGGCGACCGTTCCCAGGGTGCTATGCCCCGGAATGTGCGGTCTCTTGGGCCCGATACGTTCCGGTGCACCCCCGCTGACCTGCAAAAAAGCTTCTCCCCCAGGGCGTTGGTCACAATCCTGGGGGAGATTGGGTCGCGATCTCATCACTGGGTGATGCGGGTCACGCGGTGTCGCTGTGCGTGTCCGGACGGCGGCGAAGGGTGCGCGCGGGGCGGGAGTTGGCGGACGGGCCGGAGGGCAGGTGCCGGGCACTCGTATCTCGCACCCGACCCCTACCCTCCGCTGCAGCTCAGCTCAGCCGCTCGATGACCATCGCCATGCCCTGGCCGCCGCCCACGCACATCGTCTCCAGGCCGAGCTGCTTGTCGTGCCACTGGAGGGAGTTGATCAGGGTGGTGGTGATGCGGGCGCCGGTCATGCCGAAGGGGTGGCCGACGGCGATGGCTCCGCCGTTCACATTCAGCCGGTCCAGGTCGATGCCCAGGTCGCGGTAGGAGGGGATCACCTGGGCGGCGAACGCCTCGTTGATCTCGACCAGGTCGATGTCGGAGATCGAGAGGCCGGCGCGCCGGAGGGCCTGCTTGCTGGCCTCCACCGGGCCGTAGCCCATGATCTCGGGGGAGAGGGCGGAGACGCCGGTGGAGACGATCCGGGCCAGCGGGGTCAGGCCCAGCTCGCGCGCCTTGGTGTCGGACATGATGACCAGCGCCGCCGCGCCGTCGTTCAGCGGGCAGCAGTTGCCTGCCGTCACCAGGCCGTCGGGGCGGAAGACCGGCTTGAGGCCGGCGACGCCCTCCATCGTCACCCCGGCTCGCGGGCCGTCGTCCTTGGCGACCACGGTGCCGTCGGGGAGCGTGACGGGCGTGATCTCCCGCTCCCAGAAGCCGCCCTTGATCGCCTTCTCGGCGAGGTTCTGGGACCGTACGCCGAACTCGTCCATGTCCTGGCGGGTGATGCCCTTGAGGCGGGCGAGGTTCTCCGCGGTCTGGCCCATCGCGATATACGCGTCCGGGACCAGACCGTCCTCGCGCGGGTCGTGCCAGTCGGTGCCCTCCTGCTCGGCGCGGGTGGCGGTGCGCGCCTCCGCGTCGGCGAACAGCGGGTTGTGGGTGTCGGGCAGGCCGTCGGAGGTGCCCTTGACGGACCGTGAGACGGTCTCGACGCCCGCCGAGACGAAGACATCGCCCTCGCCGGCCTTGATGGCGTGCAGCGCCATACGGGTCGTCTGCAGCGACGAGGAACAGTAACGGGTGAGGGTGCAGCCGGGGAGGTGGTCCATCCCCATCTGGACGGCCACGATCCGGCCGAGGTTGTGGCCCTGCTCACCGCCGGGGAGGCCGCAGCCGAGCATCAGGTCGTCGATGTCCCTGGGGTCCAGCTCGGGGATCTTGGCGAGGGCGGTCTCGATGATCCTCGCGGTCAGGTCGTCCGGGCGCAGATCCTTGAGCGAGCCCTTGAAGGCGCGGCCGATCGGGGAGCGGGCGGCTGAGACGATCACGGCTTCGGGCATCACACGGCTCCAAGAGAGGAAAGGCTCCGGCGCGCAGCGCCTCGTTGAGGTGTGGCGGTTGGGCGACGGGTGGGCGGATTGGCGGACTGTGAGGGAAGTTACCCGCACGTACTGCTGAGGTCACGGCATGAACGCTGTGATGCGGACCTCTTTTCTAAGCGGGCGCTTATGTGTCGTGGCGAGCGCTTGTGCGTCAGGTGGCGATCGGCGGCACCTCCGGCGCGTCCGTCGCCTCCGGCTCGGGCAGCTGGCGGCGCCTGCGGTGCTTGAGCAGGGCCCAGGGGGCCCGACGGGAGGCGGTGACCTCCGTACCGCCCTCGGACGCGGCCTGCGCCGCGGCCTGCTCGACGGGCAGGATGCCCTCACGGCGGGCGGCCTCCGGCCGCTCCTCCTCCGGCCACAGGCCGAGCGCGGCACACAGCGTCGGCAGTACGGCCATCGCGGCGGTGGCATAGCCCTCCGCCGACGGGTGGTAGTTGTCCGGGCCGAACAGCTCCCGCGGCCGTGCCTCGAACTCGGGGCCCAGCAGATCGCCGAGCGAGACCGTACGGCCGCCGCTCTCGACGACCCCGATGGTCTGCGCCGCCGCCAGCTGGCGGGACAGCCGGCGGGCCACCCAGCGCAGCGGCTGGTACACCGGCTCGATGGTGCCCAGGTCGGGGCAGGTGCCGACGACGACCTCACAGCCCAGGTCGGACAGCCGACGCACCGCGTCGGCCAGATGGCGCACGGACTCCGCGAACGGCATCCGGTGGGTGACGTCGTTCGCGCCGATCATGATGACGCAGACGTCCGGGGGCTCCCCGTCCGCCAGCAGCAGCTCCACCTGGCGCGCCAGATCGTCGGACTGGGCGCCGGGCAGGGCCACATTGCGGAAGTCGACGGGCAGTTCGGAGAGCGCGGCCAGGCCGGAGGCGAGCAGCGCGCCCGGGGTCTGGCCGGCGCGGTGGACGCCCTGGCCGGCGGCTGTGGAATCGCCCAGGAACCCGAGCCGCAGGGGCGGCCGGTCCGTGCGGTGGCCGAACGCGGCGCCGTAGCGGCCGTCGGCGCACGGTGGGATGTCGCTGGAGCCGCCGACCGTACGCCGGGCCAGCCGGACCTCGGTCAGCAGCAGGCCGACGGTGGCGACGCCGAGCAGACCGATCCCGCCGCCACCGAACGCGGCGGCGGTCGCGATCCGCCTCGCCACCCTTGCCCTGGACATCGTCACCGTCGTCGCCATCGGCCGGGCACCTCCCCGTGCAGCGCGTGCGCGCCCGCTGGCCCGAGGGCCGGACGGGCTCCCTGAATCGTCAACAAACTCCTACAACGGTTTGTGCCCCGTCGCGCACGGAACGCAACGCGGCGGACCGCCGACGGGGACGGGCAATAGGCTGACTGCACGGGCGCAGGACAGCGTGCCCCCGACCGCGGAGACCACCGTGCAGTTTTACGATTCGATGATTGAGCTAGTCGGCAATACCCCGCTCGTGCGGCTCAACAACGTCACCCGAGGGATCCAGGCCACCGT includes:
- a CDS encoding bifunctional glycosyltransferase/CDP-glycerol:glycerophosphate glycerophosphotransferase, with product MPDVSVVVIVYNDADRLPTAVQSVLDQTLRDVEVVIVDDCSTDRSFEVAQHLAAAHSGRVRAFQLPENSGAGGEPRNVGIQHTTGQYVMFLDSDDVLEHNACRNLLEAAEETGSDIVSGLCVRLHKDTRNQKRDEWYAWLYSATRTLESVTELPDLFVWDTLSTNKCYRRDFLIENNLRFPKGMFYEDLMFIADAYLAAKRITLIPNQVYFWHVYEKAAVKSVTNRRHEMTNYAHRLEIHRRIDALLAERGLTEMKLAKDVKFLKHDLVLHLRDLPFRSESYRREFAELSREYLGSIDPEAYERVQPIQAICAYLLQQGDWENLIPAVDTLTNRDKVSSPLAEHDGRIYWCDGHFDDVFGRRVLDVTDSGYHEKPVNKLFLRNQLTAFSEVGGTASLAGRITNPLGVIPADAELTGTLEFSARRRSLQSFTFPVRVLRHEGDTIHWETTADLTARLRPLGIVDTIWDVRLALDVDGARTTTRLTVADTELTGGPLPVRPRLTRMVADHIEPHISVRGHLAFRLVSEGRGSERVQELIARGVRGKPGTLAKAGYRKARTLRKTLASGDNKLRVYHEVFSRLPIKKRTVVFESHLGKQFSDSPRAIYEEMRRQGLDFEAIWSYSGSPKDFPKGVTLVRRWSMPYLKALAQAEFWVDNQSYPLKLTKRPETTYIQTWHGSALKKMGFDQPSLKATTRQEQSAQQRSLDRFDRFLVRSEHDVHTLAKAFRLKEKTLLRVGYPRNDALVQCRRREAERGRRERGPLAAELGIPDDKTVLLYAPTFRKVGGRHGRFELPFDVERFADQFGDRYVLLVRSHYLNHVVLPPTVQGRVIDVSAHHDITPVLELADGLITDYSSVMFDYALLDRPLVFFTYDYDAYVHEGRGTYFDLLEDAPGPVVRTEEEFHETIKSFETQALEYATARKEFVAKFGEYDRGDAAQSIVDQFFAQWSR
- a CDS encoding Bax inhibitor-1/YccA family protein; its protein translation is MRSSNPVFSRRQFSRGTGYAGFNAAPQAGAPAANPYAGANPYAQGGNPYAPQDATNPYAQGQQGLTQAPPQHTPQTRPMTMDDVVARTGMTLGTVIAGATVGWLFLTESLGFAIGAGLVAMVLAFVQSFKRKPSPALILSYAALEGLFLGALSGFINDLPKLDGAPMQAVLGTMAVFVAMLVAYKTRIIRVTARFTRFVMIAALGFVLLSMVNLLFMVFAGGEGLGFRSGPLGIIFGVVGVVLGALFLALDFKQVEDGIAYGAPREESWLAAFGLTLTLVWIYMEMLRLISILRGD
- a CDS encoding DUF4287 domain-containing protein, with the protein product MSQLFSEETHRNMLARIPHCTGRDISEWLRTVEEGPSLFRFDEKVSWLRGEHDLAYGHAKAIVHEYDLRRAARKR
- a CDS encoding acetyl-CoA C-acetyltransferase, producing the protein MPEAVIVSAARSPIGRAFKGSLKDLRPDDLTARIIETALAKIPELDPRDIDDLMLGCGLPGGEQGHNLGRIVAVQMGMDHLPGCTLTRYCSSSLQTTRMALHAIKAGEGDVFVSAGVETVSRSVKGTSDGLPDTHNPLFADAEARTATRAEQEGTDWHDPREDGLVPDAYIAMGQTAENLARLKGITRQDMDEFGVRSQNLAEKAIKGGFWEREITPVTLPDGTVVAKDDGPRAGVTMEGVAGLKPVFRPDGLVTAGNCCPLNDGAAALVIMSDTKARELGLTPLARIVSTGVSALSPEIMGYGPVEASKQALRRAGLSISDIDLVEINEAFAAQVIPSYRDLGIDLDRLNVNGGAIAVGHPFGMTGARITTTLINSLQWHDKQLGLETMCVGGGQGMAMVIERLS
- a CDS encoding SGNH/GDSL hydrolase family protein codes for the protein MATTVTMSRARVARRIATAAAFGGGGIGLLGVATVGLLLTEVRLARRTVGGSSDIPPCADGRYGAAFGHRTDRPPLRLGFLGDSTAAGQGVHRAGQTPGALLASGLAALSELPVDFRNVALPGAQSDDLARQVELLLADGEPPDVCVIMIGANDVTHRMPFAESVRHLADAVRRLSDLGCEVVVGTCPDLGTIEPVYQPLRWVARRLSRQLAAAQTIGVVESGGRTVSLGDLLGPEFEARPRELFGPDNYHPSAEGYATAAMAVLPTLCAALGLWPEEERPEAARREGILPVEQAAAQAASEGGTEVTASRRAPWALLKHRRRRQLPEPEATDAPEVPPIAT